AGGACATGACCGTGGTGATCCTCAACCGGGAGCGACATCACGGGATCATCCGGGAGGTGCGGGAAGCCGGCGCCCGGATCAAGCTCATCCCCGACGGCGATGTCGCCCCGGCGGTTGCCGCGGGGCTCATGGAGGAGACGGGCGTCCACATGCTCCTGGGCGTGGGGGGCGGTCCCGAAGGCGTGCTCGCCGCGGCGGCCCTCAAGGCCCTGGGGGGCGACATGCAGTGCCGCCTCTTCTTCACCAGCGACGAAGAGAAGCGCCGGTGCCGGGAGATGGGAATCGAAGACCTGGACCGGATCTACACCATCGAGGACCTGGCCAGGGGCGACGTGATGTTTGCCGCCACCGGCGTCACCGAGGGAGACCTGGTGCGGGGCGTGCGCTTCTTCGCCGGGGGCGCGAAGACCCACTCGGTCGTCATGCGCTCCCACTCCCGCACCGTGCGCTACATCGAGGCCGAGCACCACTTCGACTTCAAGCCGGTGTACTGAGGGGCTCGTTGCGCGTCGCCCGTGGCTCGTTGGAGTAACGGAGTAGGCGTGGCTGCTGGGTCTTGGCGCCAGCCCATCGGTATCGGTATCGGAGTCGATTTCGATTTCGATCTCGATTTCGATTTGGATTGGGTGCCCGGTTACTCCCTTTGTCCACGCGGGCGAAACGTCTCCCCCCAAACAGGCGTTGCCGCCGGGCGGCCCCCGTGACCGCCGCCCTCCTCATCTTTCTCCTCACCTACGTCGTCATCGCCGGGCAGAAGCTCCCGGGCTTCCATCTGGACCGGCCGTCGGGGGCGCTGCTGGGGGCGGTGCTCATGGTGTGGGCGGGGGTGCTCACCCAGGAGGAGGCGGTCGGGGCCATCAACTTCGACACGATCCTCCTGCTCCTGGGCATGATGATCCTCGCGGCATACCTGGCGGAGGCCGCGTTCTTCCGGTGGTGCGCCTACTGGGTGGTGCACCTTGCCCGAAGCCCGAGGGGGCTGCTTCTGGGGGTGGTGGCGGTCTCGGGAGTGCTCTCGGCCCTGTTCGTCAACGACACCATCTGCCTCATGCTCACCCCCCTGCTCCTCCAGGTTTGCGACGACACGGGGGTGGAGCCGGTGCCGGTGCTGCTGGCGCTCGCCACCGCCGCCAACGTCGGCAGCGTGGCCACCCTGACGGGGAACCCCCAGAACATGATCGTGGGGACCCACTCCGGCTGGTCGTACGCGGGCTTCGCCCTCCACATGCTCCCGGTGGCGGCCGGGGGGCTCGCCATCACCTGGCTCTTCCTTCGGTGGCGGTTTCGCCGGGTGCTGGGGGCGGCCCGGTTCGTGCCCCGGGTGGCCCCTCCCCCCATGGACCGCCCGCTCCTGGTGACGGCGGGCATGGTCACGGCGTTTGTCCTGGGGGGGTTTCTCGCCGGGCGAAGTCTCTCGGGCATGGCCATGGCCGGCGCCACCGCCGTGATCCTCCTGGCCCGCCGCCCCCCCACCCGCATCCTGGCACGGGTGGACTGGTCGCTGCTGCTCTTCTTCAGCGGGCTCTTCATCGTGGTGGAGGGGCTCAACCGGGCGGGCTGGGGAGAGGCCTTCTTCGAGGCCGCGGCGCCCTACCTGGGCCGGACGCCGGGGGCCCAACTCGCCGCGTTCTCGGGCATCACCGTGGTCCTGTCGAACCTGGTGAGCAACGTACCCATGGTGCTCGTCGCCCTGCCCTGGGTTCCCCGCTTCCCCGATCCGGCGGTCTTCTGGCTCGGCCTGGCCATGGCCTCCACCTTCGCCGGGAACCTCACCCTGGTGGGCTCGGTCGCCAACGTGATCGTGGCCGAGCTCGCCCGGGGCCGCGCCACCATTCGCTTCCGCGACTTCCTCGCCGTGGGCGTCCCCCTCACCCTCCTCACCGTTGCCTGGGGCTGGGCCGTGCTCTGGATGTACATCTGGACCGGTTGACCGGCCACGGCCGGGAAACAGTCTTCGACGCGATTTCGACATCGATTCCGATTTGGGCCGTGTGCGCCTTTGCCCCATCCGTCCTGGTCCGCCTCAAGCCTGGACCCAGGGTTCAACCTTGCACGTTCCAGCCGACCCTGGCCCGGCCCACCCCTTGCGCCCGGGGCCGCCGGCAGGTATAAGCCTTCGCCCTGCCAAAGGGTCCACAGCCTGCCGAAGGCCGAACCGCCTTCCCCGCACCCCAGGAGGTTTTTCGTGGCGCACCAGTACATCTACGTGATGAAGGGACTCTCGAAGGTCTATCCGCCCAACCGGGAAGTGCTCAAGGACATCTGGCTCTCTTTCTTCCCCGGCGCCAAGATCGGCGTGCTCGGCCTCAACGGTTCGGGCAAGTCCACGCTGCTTCGCATCATGGCGGGGCTCGACACCGACTTTCACGGGGAGGCGTGGCCCGCCGAGGGCACGCGAGTGGGCTTCCTGTCCCAGGAGCCCGAGCTCGATGCGTCCAAGACCGTGGCCGAGGTGGTGGACGAAGGGGTGGCGGGCACCCGGGCGCTTCTGCGCCAGTTCGACGAGATCAACGCCCGCTTTGCCGAGCCCATGGACGACGGCGCCATGGAGAAGCTCCTGGCCGAGCAGGCCCGGGTGCAGGACGCCATCGACGCCGCCGGCGCGTGGGATCTGGACCGCACCCTGGAGATCGCCATGGACGCCCTGCGGCTCCCCCCTCCCGAGGCGAGCGTGGCCACCCTTTCGGGCGGCGAGCGGCGCCGGGTGGCCCTGTGCCGGCTCCTGCTCCAGCAACCGGACCTGCTCCTCCTGGACGAGCCCACCAACCATCTGGACGCCGAGTCGGTGGCGTGGCTCGAACACCACCTGGCCCAGTACCCGGGCACGGTGGTGGCCGTGACCCACGACCGCTACTTCCTGGACAACGTGGCCGGCTGGATCCTGGAGCTCGACCGGGGCCGGGGCATTCCCTGGGAGGGCAACTACTCCTCCTGGCTGGAGCAGAAGGAAAAGCGCCTGGCCCAGGAGGAGAAGCAGTCCACGTCCCGGCAGAAGACCCTGCAGAGGGAGCTCGAGTGGATCCGCATGGCCCCCCGGGCCCGCCACGCCAAGGGCCAGGCGCGCATCAACGCCTACGAGAATCTGCTCCAGCAGGAGACCGCGGGCAAGGTCGAGGCCGGCGCCATCGTCATCCCCCCGGGGCCCCGGCTGGGGGACCTGGTGGTGGAGGCCCAGGGGGTGACCAAGGCCTACGGCGAGCGCCTTCTCATCGAGAACCTGAGCTTTCGCCTCCCCAAGGGCGGCATCGTGGGAGTGATCGGCCCCAACGGGGCCGGCAAGACCACGCTGCTTCGCATGCTCACGGGGCAGGAGCAGCCCGACGCGGGCACCCTGAAGGTGGGGGACACGGTCGCGATGGCCTACGTGGACCAGAGCCGCGACGCCCTGGCGGGAGACCGGACGGTGTGGGAGGAGATCACCGACAAGGCCGACTTCATCGAGCTCGGCAAGCGCAAGGTGCCCTCCCGGGCCTACGTGGCGGCCTTCAACTTCAAGGGCGCCGACCAGCAAAAGCGCGTGAAGGACCTCTCGGGCGGCGAGCGCAACCGGGTGCACCTGGCCAAGCTCTTGAAGAGCGGCGCGAACCTGATTTTGCTCGACGAGCCCACCAACGACCTGGACGTGGACACCCTGCGGTCCATGGAGGAAGCGCTCCTGGAGTTCGCGGGGTGCGCCGTGGTGGTCTCCCACGACCGGTGGTTCCTGGACCGGATCGCCACCCACATCCTGGCCTTCGAGGGCGACAGCCAAGCCGTCTGGTTCGAGGGCAACTACCAGGAGTATGAAGCGGACCGCAAGCGCCGCCTGGGCGCGGAAGCCGAGCAGCCCCACCGCATCCGCTACCGGAAGCTGGTGCACTAGCCTGCACGAACGAGGGCCCCGGCTCGCGCCGGGGCCCTCTCCTCCGGGGAGTGTCCTCCCCTCCTCTTCCCTGCGAGCGGCCTACTCGGGCGGCCGGAGCTCCGCGGGAAACCCGGCGTCGCGCCACCCGAACCACCCCTCCGCCAGGTGGTAGGCCCCCTCGTACCCCAGTTTCGTCAGCTCCAGCGCCACCCGGGCGCTTCGGGGCTTCTCGTGTCAGGCACAGTAGACGACGATGGTCTGGTCCCTTCGGTAGAGTGGCGCCCACTGCTCCACCTGGGTGCAGTCGCGCCAGACCGCCCCGGGGATCTGGGCCGGGATCTTGGCCCGGGTCTCCAGGCAGGTGACGTCCACGATGGCCACGTCGGGATCTCCGAGCAATTCCCGGACGGTCTCCCGGTCGATTTCCGGGGCCGTGATCCACGGCTGCTGGGCCCTTCGCTCCTCCCGAAGCTCCCGCACGCGCTCCCGGGGATCCGGCGCGGCATCTTCCCCGAGTTGCCCCGCCTGCGCGCTATGACCCGCTTGGGCGAAAACACACAACGCAGCGGCGCTCAGGATGGCGGCGAAGCGGACCGAAAAGCTCCCCATGGGGCGGTTTCCTCGGGAAACGGGGTTTCCGCGCCGACAAGCTCGAAACGACGAGAGATTTCCCTTGCGGATTCCGTGCCAGCGGGGACGCGAACCCGCCTCGGCCACCGCCCGCGATCGTACTGCAATGCAACACACCCCCTCCCCTTTGCAGCACGCCCGGTGTACATTGGCACCCAGTTCCGGGCGGAGGGGAGATCCCGCACACGGGAGGAGATTCCATGGGCGACGCCTACGAGTTCGAGAGCACTCGCACCATCGACCGCCTGGCCCACGCCTGGCTGGGGCGGGCCACCCTGGGGCTGTCCCCGGCATCCCTTCTGCTGGCCTATGCCGACTGGGCGCTCCACTTCGGCTTCAGCCCGGGCAAGCAGGCAGAGCTCCTGCGAAACGCGGCCGAGAAGTCCTTCCGATTCGGCCTCTACGCCCTCCGGGCGGCGGACGCCGACACGCCCCCGCACATCGCCCCCTTGCCCCAGGACCGGCGTTTCAGGGATCCGGCGTGGCGGGCCTGGCCTTTCAACCTCCTGCACCAGGGCTTCCTCCTGGGCGAGCAGTGGTGGCACTACGCCACCCAGGGGGTGCGAGGCGTCTCGTCCCACCACGAGAACATGGTGTCGTTTGCGGCCCGCCAGTTCCTGGACATGTGCGCCCCCTCCAACTTCCCCTGGACCAACCCCGAGGTCCTGCGGGCGGTGTGGGAGACCGGGGGCGCCAGCCTGGCCCAGGGCCTGGCCAACTGGTTCGAGGACCATCGCCGCTCCCTGGCCGGGGAAGCCCCCGTGGGAGCGGAGGCCTACCAGGTGGGCCGAGACGTGGCCGTGACCCCGGGCAAGGTGGTGTACCGCAACCGGCTCGTGGAGCTCCTCCAGTACGAGCCAACTACCGAGACCGTACAGGCCGAGCCGGTGCTCGTGGTGCCCGCCTGGATCATGAAGTACTACATCCTCGACCTCTCCCCCGAAAACTCCCTCATCCAGTACCTGGTGGGCCGGGGACACACGGTCTTTGCCCTCTCCTGGAAGAATCCGGGGCCGGAGGATCGGGACCTGGGGCTCGACGACTACCGCACCCTGGGGATTCTGGCCGCCCTGGACGCCATCGGGCAGATCGCCCCGGACCGGCGGGTGCACGGCGTCGGGTACTGCCTGGGAGGGACGCTCCTGACCATGACGGCAGCGGCCATGGCCCGGGACGGGGACGGCCGCCTGGCCTCCCTTACCCTGCTCGCCGCCCAGACCGACTTCACCGAGGCCGGGGAGATCATGCTCTTCATCGACGAGAGCCAGGTGACCTTCCTCGAGGACCTCATGTGGGACACGGGGGGCCTCGACAACCGGCAGATGGCCGGGGCCTTCCAGCTCCTGCGCTCCAACGACCTCATCTGGTCCCGGGTGGTCCACGACTACCTGCTGGGGGGCCGCACCCCCATGAACGACCTCATGGCCTGGAACACCGACGCCACCCGGATGCCCTACCGGATGCACGCCGAGTACCTGCGCCGGCTCTTCCTGGACAACGACTTCTTCGAGGGGCGCTACACGATCGGGGAGCGGCCGGTGTCTCTGAGCGACATCCGCGTCCCGGTCTTCCTGGTGGGCACGGTGACCGACCACGTGGCGCCCTGGCGGTCCGTGTACAAGTTCCACATGCCCGCCGACACGGAGGTCACCTTCGTGCTCACCAGCGGGGGACACAACGCGGGGATCCTGAGCGAGCCGGGGCACAAGGGCCGCACCTTCCAAATGGCGACCCGGGCGGAGGGGGATCCCTACCTGGACCCGGAGACGTGGCGGGAGCGCACCCCGGTGCGGGAAGGGTCGTGGTGGCCGGCGTGGTCCCAGTGGCTGGAGGAGCGCTCGTCGGGCCGGATCGCCCCGCCCCCCCTGGGGCTGCCGGGCGCCGAGCCCCTGGGCGATGCCCCGGGAACCTATGTACGCATGAAGTAGGAGATGGGGAAGACGGTTTCGGCGGCTACCGCAGCTCCAGGTGCTCCCGGATCATGCGGGGGGCTACTTCGGCGCCGGTGATGGTGTAGCGGCCCTGGCGGATGTCGGACACGATGGCGTCCACCAGCTCCTCCCGGATGTCGGGGGCCTGGAGGGCCAGAAGCCGCGCCCGCTGCACCTCGAAGCTCTGCCCGGAAATCTGCACCTGGTCGGCGGCGCCTCCGGCGGCCCCGGCCTCTTGAACCGACGGCGTGCCGTCGCGGCGCTTGGGTCGCCCCACGCGGGCGATCGGTTTGGTGTAGGCGTCGCCGATCTTCACGGTTTCGTCCCTCCTCTGCGCGGGGGCCGCCGGAACCGGGCCCCAACGAGAAGCCCACGATAGCCCAGGCACCGCGCGCCGTCGAGGGAAAATGCCCCCCCGTCGATCTGCCGCCCTGTCCCGCGGCCGGTTCCCGGATCGCCCTACTTCCCCGCCAAAGACTGGATCTTCTGCCGGACGGCCGCCGCCTCGCCGGCCTGCCCCTCTTCGTCCAGCAGCGCCGCCAAGGCCTCGTAGGCCTTGAGGTAGCCCGGGTCCTCCGCCACCGCCGTGCGAAAGGCCTTCTCGGCCCGCTCCTTCATGCCGCGCTGGAGGAACATCTCCCCCATCTGGAGGTAACGGTACGCCTTGGCCTGGGCGGGGGGAAGGGTCGCCACTGCCTCCCGGGGCTTGTCCGCTCCCACCCCCAGGGCCTCCAGCACCCGCTCCTTGAGCTCGAGTCGCGCGGAGGTGGGATACCCCTCCAAGAGCTCCACGATCTTCCCCTGGCCGTCGGCCCGCAGGGTGGAAGGCACCGCGACCACCCCGTACTCGCCAAAGACGGCCAGTCCACGGTCCAGGACCACCGGGAAGGTGAGCCCCAAGGCTCCTGCGGCCTGGCGGACCGTGGCCAGCTCTTCCGCTGCGAGATCTTCCTGGTGCTCCACGTTCACGGCGATCACCGCGAGGCCCTGGCTGCCGTGTTCGGCAACGAGCTTCTGGACGTCTGCCAGGATCTCGGCGCTGCGGGGGTTCCAGGCGGCCCAGAAGATCACGAGCGTCGCCTTGGCCCCGAGGCTTTCCGACAGGACCAGGGTCCGGCCATCGAGGGTCTGGAGCCGGAAGTCCTTGAGGGGCTCGCCCACCTGCGTTCGTTTGAAGGCCGCCGCAGGCGAGGCCAGCACGACGAGTGCGGCGAGGGCGACACAGAGACCTCGAAACATGGCTGACTCCTTGACGAGAACGGCTCGCGGCAAAGACGCGTGCCTATCGTAAACCGAATCGGCCACGCGGGCGAGAGTCTTGAGGGGGATCCTGTGCAGGGGCGGGGCCGTCACGGCTCACCCCGGTCGAGGGCGGCCCGCAGGATGCGCAGGAAGCCCCCCGCCGCCGCCACCGCCGCCCCCCCAGAGGCCTCGCCCACCGCCTGCAAGAGCGCGCTCCCCACGATCACCCCGTCGGATACCACCGCCAGGCCCCGGGCGGCCTCCGGGCCCGAGACGCCGAAGCCGGCGAGGACCGGGAGATCCGTGTGCCGGCGCACCCGCGCCACCATGCCCGCCACGGCCTGCGCCAGGGGGCGCTTGTCCCCCGTGACCCCCGTGACCGAGACGCAGTAGACGAAACCCCGGCACCCCTCCAGCACCCGGGGAAGCCGGGCCCCGGGGGTCGTGGGCGCCACCAGGAAGACCGTGTCGAGGCCCTCGGCCCGGGCGGCGGGAGCAAACTCGCCCGCCTCCTCGGGGGGCAGATCCACCACGAGCACCCCGTCGGCCCCGGCCTCTCGCGCGGCCCGGGCGAAGGCCTCGGGCCCGAAGGCCAGCACGGGGTTGTAGTAGGTCATGAAGAGCACCGGGAGGGACAGGCCCCGGGTCCGGACCGCCGAGAGGTCCTCCAGGAGCCGGCGCACGGTGGCCCCTCCCGCCAGGGCGCACGCCGAGGCCCGCTGGATGACCGGGCCGTCGGCCGAGGGGTCCGAAAAGGGGATTCCCACCTCCAGGGCGTCGGCCCCGGCTTCCTGGGCCTCCAGGAGGAGGGCCCGGAAGGTCTCCCGATCCGGGTACTCCCCGGTGAAGAACGGGACCAGGAGCTTGCGGCCCCGGTCCCGGGCGGCGCGAAGGGTCGACTCCAGCCGGCTCGAGCTCATCGGGCACCTCCCTGCACTCGGCCCAGCACGGTGGCCAGGTCCTTGTCTCCCCGGCCCGAGAGGTTCACCACCACGGCCGCCTCCGGCGGCAGGGCTCGGGCCACGTCTCCCACCCGGGCCAGGGCGTGGGCGCTCTCCAGGGCGGGCAGGATGCCCTCGGCGCGGGCCAGCCGGTGGAAGGCGGCCAGGGCCTCCCGGTCGGTGGCGGAGACCACCCGCACCCGGCCCGACCGGGCGAGCCACGCCACCTCGGGGCCGACCCCGGGGTAGTCCAGGCCGGCGGAGATGGAGTGGGCCTCCACCACCTGGCCGTCCCCGGTCTGGAGCAGGTACGACTTCTGGCCGTGGAGCACCCCCACCCGGCCCCCGGCGATGGCCGCGGCGTGGCGGCCGGTCTCGATGCCCTCCCCCGCGGCCTCCACGGCCACCAGGTCCACCGGATCGTCCCGGAACGGGGTGAAGATGCCCATGGCGTTGCTGCCTCCTCCGATGCAGGCCACCACCGCGGCGGGCAGGCCCCCCAGGGCGGCCAGGCACTGCTCCCGGGTCTCGTCGCCGATGACCCGCTGGAAGTCCCGCACCATCTGGGGATAAGGGTGGGGCCCGGCCACGGAGCCGATCACGTAGAAGGTGTCGTCCACGTGGGTGACCCAGTGGCGGATCGCCTCGTTCATGGCGTCCTTGAGCGTGCGGCTCCCCGAACCCACGGGCACCACCTCGGCCCCCAGGAGCCGCATGCGCTCCACGTTGGGCGCCTGGCGCGCCACGTCCTCCTCGCCCATGAAAACCGCGCAGGGCAGGCCGAAGAGGGCCGCGGCGGTGGCGGTGGCCACCCCGTGCTGACCCGCCCCGGTCTCGGCGATGACCCGTCGCTTGCCCATGCGCCGGGCCAGCAGCACCTGGCCCAGGGTGTTGTTGATCTTGTGGGCCCCCGTGTGGCACAGGTCCTCGCGCTTCAGGTAGACCCGCGCGCCGCCGAGCTCGGCCGTGAGGCGCCCTGCGAGGGTGAGCGGCGTGGGACGCCCCACGTAGTTTCGCAGGAGGCCTCGGAACTCCGCCCAGAACGCCGCGTCGTCCTGGACGGAGCTGAGGGCGCCGTCCAGCTCCTCCAGAGCGGGCATCAGCGTCTCGGCCACGTAGCGGCCTCCGAAGGGGCCGAAGTGGCCGTTGGGGTCGGGGTAGTCGTAAGGTGCGGCAGTGTGCATGGGGGGCTCGTTTGTGGGTTGTCGGTTGCGGGTTGCTGGTTGCGGGTCGGGGGTCGGGTGCCGATGGGACCTGAGGGACGAATGGGACCTATGGGACGGATCGGGTGGACGCTTCACGCCTCAGATTTCACATCTCACGTTTCACGTCTCACCCGCCTTCTTCGCCCGCTCCACGAAGCGGCGGACCTTCTCGGGGTCCTTCAGGCCGGGGCTCGCTTCGGTACCGGAGCAGGTGTCCGCGGCCCAGGGGCGCACCCGGCGCACGGCTTCGGCCACGTTGTCGGGGGTGAGGCCGCCGGCCAGCACGATGCGGGCGCGGCGGCCCGCCTCCACGGCCCACTCCCAGTCGAAGGTCTGGCCGCTCCCCCCCGCCGGGGCGTCGAGCAGGAAGGCCGAGAGCCCCGAATAGGCGTCCAGGAGCGCGAGATCCTCCCGGCGCCCCAGGCCCACCGCCTTGAGCACCGGCACGCCCAGGGCCGCCACGTAGGCGGCGTCCTCGGCACCGTGGAGCTGGGCCAGGCCCAGGCCGCACTCCCGAACGACGCGCCGCACCTCCTCCATTGGCTGGTCTTGGAAGACGCCCACGGCCGTAACGAAGGGGGGCAGCTCGCCCACGCTCCGGGCAACCACCTCGGGGTCGGCCCGGCGCCGGCTCCGGGGGGCGAAGACGAACCCCAGGGCATCCGCCCCGGCCTCGGCGGCCCAGAGGGCGTCGTCCCGGCGGGTGAGACCGCAGATCTTGACGCGCGTGAAGCGTGAGGCGTCAGACGTGAAAGGGAAGAGCAAGTCGCTCACGGCCTTCCCCCGCCGCGGTCCGCTTCCCCGAGGGGAGGGGGAGGGCCCCGCTCCACGAAGCGGCGCAGGGCGGCGCCGGGGTCGGGATCGCGGACCAGGGCCTCGCCGATGAGGAAGGCCCGGGCGCCGAAGGGGAGCAGGCCGTCCAGGTCTTCCGGGGCCGTGAGGCCGCTCTCGGCCACCCCCGCGACGCCCGGGGGGAGCCGGGGCAGGAGGCTCCGGCTCGTCCCCGGATCCACCTCGAAGGTCTTGAGGTTCCGGTTGTTGACCCCCACCAGGCGAGCCCCGGAGGCGACCGCCATCTCCAGCTCCGGCCCGTCGTGGACCTCCACCAGGGGCGTGAGGCCGGCCCCGGCCGCGAGCCCCACGTAGCGCGCCGTCTGCGCCCCCAGGAGCGCCACGATCAGGAGCACGAGATCGGCCCCCGCGGCTCGAGCTTCCCAGAGCTGATAGGGGTCCAGCACGAAATCCTTGTAGAGCAGCGGCAGCTCCACCGCCCCCCGCACCGCCTCCAGGTCGGCGATGCTCCCCCCGAAGTGGTCGGGCTCGGTCAGGACCGAGACCGCCGCCGCCCCGGCCGCCTCGTACTCCCGGGCCAGTGCCGCAGGGTCCAGACCCGGGCGCAGGGACCCCTTGGAGGGGCTGCGGCGCTTGATCTCGGCAATGACCGCCCGGCGGGCTTGCGGCACACCCGCCAGTCGGGCCAGGAGGTCGAGGGCCGGGGGGCGGCACTGC
The sequence above is a segment of the Thermodesulfobacteriota bacterium genome. Coding sequences within it:
- the glpX gene encoding class II fructose-bisphosphatase, producing MDRNLALELVRVTEAAALACARWMGKGDKRAADEAATEAMRRTLQSISFTGRVVIGEGEMDEAPMLYIGEIVGNCRGDLRADIAVDPLEGTNLCATGMPNAIATIAAACEGCFLHAPDMYMDKIAVGPEAKGAIDIRKTPTENVRNVAEALGLYPEDMTVVILNRERHHGIIREVREAGARIKLIPDGDVAPAVAAGLMEETGVHMLLGVGGGPEGVLAAAALKALGGDMQCRLFFTSDEEKRRCREMGIEDLDRIYTIEDLARGDVMFAATGVTEGDLVRGVRFFAGGAKTHSVVMRSHSRTVRYIEAEHHFDFKPVY
- a CDS encoding anion transporter; amino-acid sequence: MTAALLIFLLTYVVIAGQKLPGFHLDRPSGALLGAVLMVWAGVLTQEEAVGAINFDTILLLLGMMILAAYLAEAAFFRWCAYWVVHLARSPRGLLLGVVAVSGVLSALFVNDTICLMLTPLLLQVCDDTGVEPVPVLLALATAANVGSVATLTGNPQNMIVGTHSGWSYAGFALHMLPVAAGGLAITWLFLRWRFRRVLGAARFVPRVAPPPMDRPLLVTAGMVTAFVLGGFLAGRSLSGMAMAGATAVILLARRPPTRILARVDWSLLLFFSGLFIVVEGLNRAGWGEAFFEAAAPYLGRTPGAQLAAFSGITVVLSNLVSNVPMVLVALPWVPRFPDPAVFWLGLAMASTFAGNLTLVGSVANVIVAELARGRATIRFRDFLAVGVPLTLLTVAWGWAVLWMYIWTG
- the ettA gene encoding energy-dependent translational throttle protein EttA, whose amino-acid sequence is MAHQYIYVMKGLSKVYPPNREVLKDIWLSFFPGAKIGVLGLNGSGKSTLLRIMAGLDTDFHGEAWPAEGTRVGFLSQEPELDASKTVAEVVDEGVAGTRALLRQFDEINARFAEPMDDGAMEKLLAEQARVQDAIDAAGAWDLDRTLEIAMDALRLPPPEASVATLSGGERRRVALCRLLLQQPDLLLLDEPTNHLDAESVAWLEHHLAQYPGTVVAVTHDRYFLDNVAGWILELDRGRGIPWEGNYSSWLEQKEKRLAQEEKQSTSRQKTLQRELEWIRMAPRARHAKGQARINAYENLLQQETAGKVEAGAIVIPPGPRLGDLVVEAQGVTKAYGERLLIENLSFRLPKGGIVGVIGPNGAGKTTLLRMLTGQEQPDAGTLKVGDTVAMAYVDQSRDALAGDRTVWEEITDKADFIELGKRKVPSRAYVAAFNFKGADQQKRVKDLSGGERNRVHLAKLLKSGANLILLDEPTNDLDVDTLRSMEEALLEFAGCAVVVSHDRWFLDRIATHILAFEGDSQAVWFEGNYQEYEADRKRRLGAEAEQPHRIRYRKLVH
- a CDS encoding alpha/beta fold hydrolase; the protein is MGDAYEFESTRTIDRLAHAWLGRATLGLSPASLLLAYADWALHFGFSPGKQAELLRNAAEKSFRFGLYALRAADADTPPHIAPLPQDRRFRDPAWRAWPFNLLHQGFLLGEQWWHYATQGVRGVSSHHENMVSFAARQFLDMCAPSNFPWTNPEVLRAVWETGGASLAQGLANWFEDHRRSLAGEAPVGAEAYQVGRDVAVTPGKVVYRNRLVELLQYEPTTETVQAEPVLVVPAWIMKYYILDLSPENSLIQYLVGRGHTVFALSWKNPGPEDRDLGLDDYRTLGILAALDAIGQIAPDRRVHGVGYCLGGTLLTMTAAAMARDGDGRLASLTLLAAQTDFTEAGEIMLFIDESQVTFLEDLMWDTGGLDNRQMAGAFQLLRSNDLIWSRVVHDYLLGGRTPMNDLMAWNTDATRMPYRMHAEYLRRLFLDNDFFEGRYTIGERPVSLSDIRVPVFLVGTVTDHVAPWRSVYKFHMPADTEVTFVLTSGGHNAGILSEPGHKGRTFQMATRAEGDPYLDPETWRERTPVREGSWWPAWSQWLEERSSGRIAPPPLGLPGAEPLGDAPGTYVRMK
- the flgM gene encoding flagellar biosynthesis anti-sigma factor FlgM; translation: MKIGDAYTKPIARVGRPKRRDGTPSVQEAGAAGGAADQVQISGQSFEVQRARLLALQAPDIREELVDAIVSDIRQGRYTITGAEVAPRMIREHLELR
- a CDS encoding TlpA disulfide reductase family protein encodes the protein MFRGLCVALAALVVLASPAAAFKRTQVGEPLKDFRLQTLDGRTLVLSESLGAKATLVIFWAAWNPRSAEILADVQKLVAEHGSQGLAVIAVNVEHQEDLAAEELATVRQAAGALGLTFPVVLDRGLAVFGEYGVVAVPSTLRADGQGKIVELLEGYPTSARLELKERVLEALGVGADKPREAVATLPPAQAKAYRYLQMGEMFLQRGMKERAEKAFRTAVAEDPGYLKAYEALAALLDEEGQAGEAAAVRQKIQSLAGK
- the trpA gene encoding tryptophan synthase subunit alpha, with translation MSSSRLESTLRAARDRGRKLLVPFFTGEYPDRETFRALLLEAQEAGADALEVGIPFSDPSADGPVIQRASACALAGGATVRRLLEDLSAVRTRGLSLPVLFMTYYNPVLAFGPEAFARAAREAGADGVLVVDLPPEEAGEFAPAARAEGLDTVFLVAPTTPGARLPRVLEGCRGFVYCVSVTGVTGDKRPLAQAVAGMVARVRRHTDLPVLAGFGVSGPEAARGLAVVSDGVIVGSALLQAVGEASGGAAVAAAGGFLRILRAALDRGEP
- the trpB gene encoding tryptophan synthase subunit beta, which gives rise to MHTAAPYDYPDPNGHFGPFGGRYVAETLMPALEELDGALSSVQDDAAFWAEFRGLLRNYVGRPTPLTLAGRLTAELGGARVYLKREDLCHTGAHKINNTLGQVLLARRMGKRRVIAETGAGQHGVATATAAALFGLPCAVFMGEEDVARQAPNVERMRLLGAEVVPVGSGSRTLKDAMNEAIRHWVTHVDDTFYVIGSVAGPHPYPQMVRDFQRVIGDETREQCLAALGGLPAAVVACIGGGSNAMGIFTPFRDDPVDLVAVEAAGEGIETGRHAAAIAGGRVGVLHGQKSYLLQTGDGQVVEAHSISAGLDYPGVGPEVAWLARSGRVRVVSATDREALAAFHRLARAEGILPALESAHALARVGDVARALPPEAAVVVNLSGRGDKDLATVLGRVQGGAR
- a CDS encoding phosphoribosylanthranilate isomerase, coding for MSDLLFPFTSDASRFTRVKICGLTRRDDALWAAEAGADALGFVFAPRSRRRADPEVVARSVGELPPFVTAVGVFQDQPMEEVRRVVRECGLGLAQLHGAEDAAYVAALGVPVLKAVGLGRREDLALLDAYSGLSAFLLDAPAGGSGQTFDWEWAVEAGRRARIVLAGGLTPDNVAEAVRRVRPWAADTCSGTEASPGLKDPEKVRRFVERAKKAGET
- the trpC gene encoding indole-3-glycerol phosphate synthase TrpC codes for the protein MTFLDTIAESRRRRVAEARAREPLEALRERAQCRPPALDLLARLAGVPQARRAVIAEIKRRSPSKGSLRPGLDPAALAREYEAAGAAAVSVLTEPDHFGGSIADLEAVRGAVELPLLYKDFVLDPYQLWEARAAGADLVLLIVALLGAQTARYVGLAAGAGLTPLVEVHDGPELEMAVASGARLVGVNNRNLKTFEVDPGTSRSLLPRLPPGVAGVAESGLTAPEDLDGLLPFGARAFLIGEALVRDPDPGAALRRFVERGPPPPLGEADRGGGRP